The stretch of DNA AGTACCGAAGGGTGTGTttgatttaacttttcaaatgtgtaaattttaaaataagtcattttgaataaaattgaaatgtttggAAACttactcaaaatagcttttgaaacactatcaaaatgtattttaaacaaCTTTATCAAAAGAGTTAAAATAAATGACTTTTTTAAAAAGCTCTTTTCTTTAGTCAATCCAAATGGATCGATGTTTAACATGCTACAAAATTTAAAGCCCAAATCATCCACATGCTGAGAAAAATTCGCAAGCTAGAATTTTCCAATTCACCATGTTCCCTTCAATCTCAAGTTTCCATGTGTTGATAAGTGAGTTTCCCCCCAATGCCATGTCTCTGCTTGTCATCCGATGCTAAAAATGAAAGCTTTTGTTTAAATCCACCAAAACATGCCTAGTAGAGGCATCAAATCACACTAAGTTTGTTTTATAAGACTAAGTGTGATTTTAGGATTTGTTCGAGGTTAAAAGGTTTGAACTAATCACTCTATATTTGCTAAACCAAGTCAAACATCACAACAACAAATTTTTATCACTAAGTGCAACCTTACGAGGTCAAGTAAAGTATGACCTAGGAATAGTTCGAGCCTAAGTGGGTTGGGATTGATCACTTTTAAGTATGTTAGTATGAGGCAGGCATTATGACGACGAATTAAAATCATGCCAAGTTCAACCTTACAATTTCAGGATTGGTACGAGCCCAAAAGGTTGAATTGATCGATCTTTAGTTCATTAAATACACTAAATGTTACCCCTATGCACTCGAATAAAGTTATATTTCAAGATTAGTTTGAGCCTAAAAGATTCAAGTTGATCACTCTTATAATAGATCATCAAGCTGAGTCAAACCTTAGGGCAAAAATTTTTTTGTACATTAGGTGCAAGCATTGTGAGGCCAAGTATAGTTTAAATCAAATATCCAAAATCACCCTGTAAGATTTATAGGAAAAAAGATAAGACAATTTTGGATCTAATGGTTATACTCCTAAACTAGTCTTTTATGAAGGACATGCCCACACACTTCTTCATTTTAGTTCCATTTCCCACATCTTATTTTTAGGACACCATTACCCTAGATTGTAGGGTCACTCTCCTGATCCTACTTTGTAGGTAGTTCCCTTTGGAAATCTCCTCTATCCGTACACGCTTCATCCCATGTTCATCCATGGGCTTCGCCATGCCTTGGTAGTCTTCTAATGGGTCCTCAATCTAGTGTGCACTTAAGTGCACTGCCCACTCGTGACTACCAGGTGAGCGTCGGTTGCACCTCTTGTGCTCCGCCTTGTACATGCGTGCCTATTGCTCATTGCTTAGTGCACGCCTCGTATGCCCATGCGTCTGTTTGGCATGTGCGCACCCAATGCTGCACATTCTTGTGCTGCGGTGTGCCTAATGGTGCTCGTGATGGGGCCTGTGTCTAGTGTCGTGCGCCAATGCATGTGTGTCGCATGCTTTGCTCGCCCTAGTGTTAGCGCATGCCTTGGCACCCTCACGTGTGCCTTTTGTGCATGGAGTGCCCGTGCAAACCTCTAAAGCACGAGGCGTGGGCCACCTGTCCACGGTGTGCCTGGTGTCCGACTAACCTCTCATCAGCCTGGTGCGCCAACTCGCATGACACTACAAGTTTGTTGTTTTGTCTAACCTCTAATTGGCTTTGGGCATACTTCTCGCCCATCGAACATGGCTCTCTCACCATGCCATATGCTTCGCATATCAAGGGTCTAATAAACCTCCCCCGCTTGAGTTAGCCAACGTCCTCTTTGGGTCTATCCTCTTCTGGTGGTCTCACCGTCAACTCTCACCAACGTTCCCAGCATCCTTGTGTCTGTACCTCACAAGACTGTTGATAGAATGAGCCCTCTATCTGGGCGTCTCTACTCTGAACCTTCTAAGGTCCATGAAGGTTCGATCCTAGCTGTTCATTCACTTGGACTTCCTGAGGGCGCTCATGCTAAATGTGGAAGAAATACATGAAAACTATTTCAAGCCTCTCCTACGACTTGGTTGGCCCGGTCGGGGCAAAGTGAAGCCTTGTCGCACTCGAATCGATCGATGCCACTCTAATAAAGCATTTGGGTGGTCTCATCATTGACCATCACCCCATTGAGGTAAGGCATTAGGGATATTTTTGCCTCCACTAGAAATTCCATTCCTAGAATTATGTCAAAGTTGTCCAGGGGGATCACAGAGAACTTACATTAGTTCCTCCACGAACCAAACTCCAATAGGGTCGTGGATGCACCCTCTGTCGGTTGTGCCTGACATTTACAGACTTAATGTGACTGCCACTCTTAGTACCGTCCCGTGCATCTCCTACGCAAGGAGTGCCCGTGCTAATTTCTAAAGTACGAGGCATAGGCCACCTGTCCACGCCACACTCGGTGTCTAGCTAACATCTTGTCAGCCTGGTGTGCCAGCTTGCATGACACTACGGGCGTGTTGTCTTGGCTAATCTCTAGTCAGTCTTGGGCGTACTCCTCGCCCCTCAGACATGGCTCTCTTGCCATGCCATAAGCTTCGAATATTAGGGGTCTAACACGTCTCTTCAAacaataatttatatgttttcATTGTCTACCATACCAAGAGTTTATTCCTCTATTATAGGTCAACTACTCTTCTTCTAATCACTCAACATATAGAGTTAATGGAACAGTGGACACCAACCATTCTTTATTGCACTATTTTACCGAGGAAGCTTTTTGAAggtacaaaatatatattttaattaaaagaaaaaaaaatataaagagagATCTAAAGATGGAGCACTATATTTCAGAAAATTACATATTTCAAAAAGCAAGAAATCTCAGTCTCTTATGGCAATCAATTAAAGCTCATGTGGGCTCCACGCACTTATCTTGGAGAAAAaccaaaactcaaaattctaGAGACTGAAGATGGATCTCTAACATGAAAGGGAAATGGATTTTCCAAGAAATTGTATTATTAAAGTAGAATAAAATAATGCAGGTGACAATTTAGGGTTGTTGGATGTAAGCAACAATTATATTAAGGGCCTTCATATTATGCTAGCTACACTCTCTTTAATTTAAcaaatctctaaaatggtaATTAAAGTTTTTAACTACAAACTTATGACCGAATTTATTCACTAACTTTTACTCAATATTCTATCCAAGAGTTTTTATCTACATCTATCACTAGTCATAAAAGTATCCAAGAATGACATGAGACAGATGAATAAAAGTAATCTATAATCTAGTAATGTATTAAAATATGAGTGAATTTAATAAAGAGTCATGAGTAGATAAGTTCAATTCATAATAGCTACCTACCTAAGATTTAACATCATACAAATTTTTCCGACATCTAAAGATGTGTTTGACTAGGAAGTTGAGGAGTTGAGAGCTTTACTCTTTGTTTGGTCTAAGGAATTTGTAGATCTCAGtgttaaacaaaaataattttatattatatcaacttcttacattattattttaatagttcATAACTCTCTAGATTTCATAATTTCTTGGaactctttattctattttttactTCAAACATCCTTTAAATATGGTAAGATGAGACAGATTGTTTGGTAAATTAGTCCAGAGACAACTAAGTTAACCTATACATTGACAATTTGACGAGGGTATGAATGAGAGAGAAACACACTGACGGCAGATTAAGCGGCAAAGAGGTTTAGAAAATGGTGCATTGGAGTTTGtggattttacttttttttttttttttttcctctttttttgaCTTCCAAATTAAATTATCAACCATTTATTTAAATGTAAATGTGTGTATATaatggagagagagagatgagataATTGAGAGGAAAACATCTTTGAAATTCCAATtcccaaacaaaattttagGAGAGAATGGGAAGTTTGGGTAATTTGGTTCTAATTTCTTCGTTCATTTTCACAATCTTTGGTGTCTCTGTTTCTCCAGCTCCTCGTCATACTTATCACTATCTTGATGGTAAGCCCAAATCACTCTCTTACTCTTCCTCCATTTCTATTATCAACTAAATTGGTTCTATTGTTATTTCCTACGGTTGATTAAACAGAGAATTTTGtatgtgttttatttttatttatttatttattttttaaattcttgaATACTTATGACAGTCTTATTCTAAAATCCCATTTCTCCCTTTCTTAACACAATCTCcttttatgtttgttttttctttaggTCTTCTCCCAAATGGTGACTTTGAAACTCCACCACACGgatcaaacttaaacaaaaCAGTGATTGTAGGCAAATATTCCCTCCCAAAATGGGAAATCAATGGCCTCGTTGAATATGTATCAGGTGGGCCCCAACCAGGTGGATTTTACTTTCCAATTCCTCGTGGGACCCATGCGGCGAGATTGGGGAACGAGGCTTCAATCTCACAAATGGTGAAGTTAAGATGGCATTCCATTTATACACTGTCATTTGGAGCCACAAGGACCTGCGCACAAGATGAAGTGTTGAGAATTGAAATTGGGGGTCAATCAGCTAACCTTTCTATTCAGACACTGTATAGCAATGGAGGTGATACTTATGCCTTTACTTTTAGGGCTAATAGGAATGTTGTGAAGGTCACTTTTCATAACCCTGGTATTCAGGAAGATCCCACTTGTGGTCCCCTCTTGGATCTCATTTTCATCAAAGAGATGTTACCTCTACGTCGCCTTCCTGGTAAGATATCTTTAACTCCTCATTAGTAAAGTAAAAGTTTGTACTCACTTATCAATCTGTGCATAACTAAACTAATTATATTCTCACAAGAGGTTAACTAAAGAAATGTCTTTGTACTTTATGTTACATTCATGAATTGACATAATAGTCTACCAATTAAGGTGCAAATGAAAACATGAAAATCGAAAAAGCTGCATTAAACCGATTGTCATTGCTCACCGTTTCGAGTTGAAACCGATTGGTTTGGAAGTTTTGATTGAAATCATATAATATTGAATTCTTTTTGTCGGATTTGGGTTagacagaaaagaaaaataaataaaaagacaaACCAAATCAACCGATATTATATGTAATAAGCATcgataatatttttaaatagtgTTTCCACAAGGTTTGTTACTAGAAGTGTGCCTATATACTCAAGGTGGTGAGTTCGACATGGGGGAGTGTTGGATTTTTATTATGGCACATACCTTCATTAGGTAAAGAATCAAACTGGACAAACCTGATTGAGTGGTTTGAGCGGTGCGGTTTCTCTTTAGGTCCGGTTCGGTTCTGAATCTATTACACCCCtgctaccaataatatggtggAGCTCGTtggttaatgaaaaatatgagGCCATTTTCTTTGagatttctttgtttttataATCTATGTTTTGTTAGGCCAATGATttaagtataattatatttttgtccatttgatttctaaagattggtcaaaatttgaaaactatctCTACCTGATGCATTTTCTAATCAAATGGTACCTAAATCTTTTGTTTGTCCAAGTTACTTAATCTAGGGATATTTGTGTTTGCAGGTAACCTTTTGTTGAATGGAAACTTTGAAGTTGGACCTCATGTGATAAAGAGCTTCAACAATGGAATACTCCTTCCTCCATTGCAAGCTGATCACATTTCTCCACTTCCAGGCTGGATCATTGAGTCTCTCAAGCCTATAAAATACATCGACAGAGGCCATTTCTTTGTCCCTTCAGGGAATGCAGCCATTGAATTGGTTGCAGGACGAGAAAGTGCCATTGCCCAAATAATCCGAACAGTCCCCAAAAAGTTTTATAATTTGACCTTCACCATTGGAGATGCCAGAAATGGATGCCATGGCTCCATGGATGTCCAAGCTTTTGCTGCTCAACAAGCCATCAAAGTTCCTTTCATATCTAGAGGGATTGGAAGGTCCAAAACTGCAAGTTTGAAGTTCCAAGCAGTTTCAGTTAGCACAAGGATTACATTTTACAGTGCTTATTATCACACCAAGCTTCATGACTTTGGGCATTTGTGTGGCCCTATTTTGGACAATGTTATAGTTGTTCCAGCCTAGATCTTAGGCTCCCAAATAATACTCATATATATCAAACAGTTGCTTTAGAAGTTGGATTGTTTAACAAAAATGTTTTCCATTGTTCTAAACCACAATTAGTGGAAAGCATGTTTTGGCTATGTTTTCGTTAGAACTTGTTTCTTCTTTGTATGATGGAAGACTTGTTTCTACACAGAACTGAGAATTCTTGTTCTTCTTTGACATTACAAACTCAAGCTAACTAAGATTAAATTGTACACAGATTATAAAATATTCAAACTTATGTATAAGAAAATAACCCATAATCACAAGGGGGTCGATGCTTATAGTACAAGATTATACCTATATCACataactgaattaatcaatgatATGGAGAGATTCTAAAATGAAGCTAAGATCTATACTTCAAAGCCATATGTTTCGTATGAAGCTTTAATCAATTCTAGTATCCTATGTTACTCTACGATACTTAATTTGCTTACAAAGCAGGCCTAATCAAAACTTCCCAATCAATTGGATTTGCTTGAGAATCAATACGGCTCAGGCAATAAATGAACGGATCATTAACTCGGAGTTTGTCAAGCAATCTGCAAAAGAGGGAAATGGAAAGCAAAGAAACATGTTCAATTTTCACTGGAAATTTTGGTCAGTATATCTGTGAAAACTAATAATGGGTTTTATTGGACTTGCTTGCTTTGAAGCCATCAATTAGAGAGGAAACTGCAGGGAGTTGAGAGTGTGTTGTACCTTGTACATATAGGGATTTTGACGCCCACCTGTTCCGGATCTTTTGATCTCTTCCAGTTTTAACAGCCCGCCAAAAGAAGGTGAAACAAGAcccaaatcaattatattaaCATAAAACTGATACTAATAACCTTCAAAATATGGATCTATTCATTGCCTAGTATTTGAACGCACATATGAAAGCATTGATTAAATTCATTCCCAATTTCTATCTTTAAACCTTATGCATTATAAATTATGATGAGAGGTGTGATTAATCCGAGGGCATAGATGATCCTACCGTGTACAGTAAATGTGAGAGAATTGGAAGGCACTGGATAAAAGCATGACTTTAGAGCCAACGTGGTGAGGAGTTGGGAGAGGGAATAATGAATTACTAATTACATTCTGAGAGCCTTGCTTGTGTCAGGGCTGTCTCCATTCACTTGCCGTATTTTCACCTCAGACGAACAGCCACCGGAGAGGTAACTCAGAATGGCTTCCGCACGCCGTCGCATATGAGCCGATACCACCTGCTTTTTCCTCCACGCGTGACGGATCATTTCTAACTTCTTCTCTGCTCTTGCAACCAAGCGATGGATCGGCGCGCTTGTGACCACGCTTGAGCTGCTTGACAAACAAGAAGTTGTCTCCGAGAACGCCGAGTCTGAAGATAAGGTAACATCGTCTGTAGAACTGAGATTCCACTTCTCGGAAATCCGTATTATCTTCGAACGACTCTTTCTCACGACCTGTGAGGAATTCGTTAGACTTTGAAGAGTTATACACTCAAAATCAACAAAGAATTTACTAATCAGCAACTAAACGCTTCATCGATCGAAGTATTGTGACTCGGAATCCATGTAATTGAAATTCAGTGACAGATAGGTAAGTAATCAGGAGGAGGAAGTAGAGTTTTCAAGATTCTGATCAGATTGAAGTTGATACCGAAGAAGAAACAACAAGGATCCGATAGCCAAACATCGGTAATAAAAGGAAATAATAAGCCAAGCATAATCGAATGCAAACTAAATTCGGCTACCAGTCTCAGTAACAGAATACGATTAACTTCAACTCATCCAGCAGAAACTAattcaaatgaaaaaagaaaaatcctaaaCGCCGAACCAAATCAATAGTTCCTTTACTCAAACCAAGGCGTAAGGATCACACACAGCAGAGAGTGCGAAAACAAAAACAGAGCGTAAAATAcctaaacaaacaaacaacgtaaaagaaagagaaagtaaACAAAAGAGGTAAGAGCGAGAACCATTACAGTAAGCTTTAGCTCATCGAGACAAGGCGGGGTAGAAAACAACAACGGTTCCTTCGCTCGAGTCTCGGACGATTCATCTGATACAGTGAGTATGGAAGAGGAAGAGTTGGAATAATCACAAAACGGCGAAATCTATGTGGAGCATTTTCCTCCAATAATGTTGTTCGCAAACAGCCATTCATCTTGAGAAATCGGTCTACACAGCCAAGAAAACAGAGAAACAAAGGTTGAAAGCAAAACATAAAAAAGACGATCAGatagaatcgtacaacagaagattaggaaatgagagaaaattgaaTATCTTCATACGTAGGTGGCGGAGGAGAGGGCGGAGGAGGCGGCGAAGTGGAGAGGAGGAGGAGAGCAGAAGCGACGGTGCGTTCAAGAGGGGAAGGGGGATGTGCCATTGACTTGATAATGAATAAGTGGCgggagcttttttttttttttttaaatttaaattttcgctctatctcttctctcttctttctttcagTTCAATGCTtcatttcaataaaataaaataaaataaaaacatttttattcCCCAAGCTTTAGGTCTAGTTTCCATTTTGCATACCAAATTGCCAACGAGCCTTATTGATCCCATAATCATGCATAAGAATCTCAACTCAAGGTTTGAATATTCTAGAAATTTGGGAGAAAAACTTTCTCAACTTCTTCCCCATTTTTGGAAGTAAGTTCAAGAATGATGTAGTTCTTGAAAATAATCACAAAAGTAAGGTATTTGggaaaaattttctaaaaataaatttgttaaaGAAACAAATTTTAGAAGTAAGGCTAAAGAGcaaactattgacaaaaatagagtAGTTGTGGTGTTGAAGCAAACATAACAACTAACTTGAAAGATAACAGACTATCCT from Benincasa hispida cultivar B227 unplaced genomic scaffold, ASM972705v1 Contig398, whole genome shotgun sequence encodes:
- the LOC120069455 gene encoding uncharacterized protein LOC120069455, whose amino-acid sequence is MGSLGNLVLISSFIFTIFGVSVSPAPRHTYHYLDGLLPNGDFETPPHGSNLNKTVIVGKYSLPKWEINGLVEYVSGGPQPGGFYFPIPRGTHAARLGNEASISQMVKLRWHSIYTLSFGATRTCAQDEVLRIEIGGQSANLSIQTLYSNGGDTYAFTFRANRNVVKVTFHNPGIQEDPTCGPLLDLIFIKEMLPLRRLPGNLLLNGNFEVGPHVIKSFNNGILLPPLQADHISPLPGWIIESLKPIKYIDRGHFFVPSGNAAIELVAGRESAIAQIIRTVPKKFYNLTFTIGDARNGCHGSMDVQAFAAQQAIKVPFISRGIGRSKTASLKFQAVSVSTRITFYSAYYHTKLHDFGHLCGPILDNVIVVPA